A single window of Flavobacteriales bacterium DNA harbors:
- a CDS encoding ABC transporter permease, with the protein MEAKKRVIIEASKGIPKLHLRELLQYKDLFLLLAYRDYRVRYAQTFLGLAWVVVQPLFTLLIFALVFGHAFHIDTGNVPYPLFAMCGMSAWTYFAFILNQSGNAIIGAQHIIQKIYFPRLIIPFSKVAVGMIDFLVTLVFIAVLLFIYAIKPSHHLVFLPVFVVLTVVSALGMGLWLSAITVRYRDFQHVVPFLVQLGLYISPVAYPAEVVTQSLPEWATAIYFLNPVAGIVEGFRWAILGTGALHVFTYISFGITAFIFVSGLYFFKKTERLMADLI; encoded by the coding sequence ATGGAGGCCAAAAAAAGAGTCATTATTGAAGCATCAAAAGGAATCCCCAAACTTCACCTCCGGGAATTGCTTCAATACAAAGATCTTTTTCTCCTTCTAGCATACCGGGACTATCGTGTACGGTATGCGCAAACATTCCTTGGGCTTGCTTGGGTTGTTGTACAACCCTTGTTCACATTGTTGATTTTTGCGCTGGTATTCGGCCATGCCTTCCATATTGATACGGGCAACGTACCGTACCCTTTGTTTGCTATGTGTGGAATGTCGGCCTGGACCTATTTTGCCTTTATCCTGAACCAATCGGGCAATGCGATCATTGGCGCGCAGCACATTATTCAGAAAATATATTTTCCAAGGCTGATTATACCTTTTTCGAAAGTTGCAGTGGGAATGATCGATTTTCTGGTAACGCTTGTCTTCATCGCTGTGCTGTTGTTCATATACGCCATCAAACCCTCCCATCACCTTGTGTTTTTGCCCGTGTTTGTAGTGCTTACTGTCGTTTCAGCACTTGGTATGGGATTGTGGCTGAGTGCGATTACCGTTCGGTACAGGGATTTTCAGCATGTGGTTCCTTTTTTGGTGCAACTTGGGTTGTATATTTCCCCGGTTGCCTATCCCGCGGAAGTTGTGACCCAGTCTTTACCCGAATGGGCCACGGCGATTTATTTTCTGAACCCGGTTGCAGGTATTGTGGAAGGGTTCAGGTGGGCCATCCTTGGAACGGGTGCGCTTCATGTGTTTACCTATATATCATTTGGGATTACAGCATTTATTTTTGTGAGTGGACTTTATTTTTTCAAAAAGACAGAAAGGTTAATGGCTGACCTTATTTAG
- a CDS encoding ABC transporter ATP-binding protein, whose product MTVSAYDAIVAKEVSKEFQLGQARAPGMGRYMRNLFAADSREENAFWALRDVSFNIEKGQAVGIIGNNGAGKSTLLKILSRIMEPTTGRIEVVGRVSSLLEVGTGFHPELTGRENIFLNGTIMGMTRAEVKAKFDQIVEFSGLGKFIDTPVKRYSSGMYVRLAFAVGAHLNPDILIIDEVLAVGDADFQKKCLGKMDEIVKHGRTVLFVSHNLGAVKAFCTKAMLLRSGRLEMFDDRDKVVGSYLAGLAEKDAVIGLEERTNREGNGQFLIVRIRMISMSDGLETTTVTSGSPVRFEITYKHQASGKPSSYEVEAGLAIYNGDNQFVTALNNRMAGAPFKHDTSTGTLVCELEPLPFMYGEFSVLATLKVNKEIADSVEHAFRFTVLRGDFYGSGYPNDGSRQGVYVPQKWGIKKSGNDF is encoded by the coding sequence ATGACAGTGTCTGCATACGATGCCATTGTTGCAAAGGAAGTTTCCAAAGAATTTCAATTGGGTCAGGCCAGGGCACCCGGAATGGGTCGGTATATGCGCAACCTGTTTGCCGCTGATAGCCGGGAGGAGAACGCATTTTGGGCGCTAAGGGATGTGTCTTTCAATATCGAGAAAGGTCAGGCGGTTGGAATTATTGGTAACAATGGCGCCGGAAAGTCAACCTTGCTCAAGATCTTGTCACGTATCATGGAGCCTACCACCGGACGTATTGAAGTGGTTGGCAGGGTGTCGTCTTTGCTGGAAGTGGGCACAGGCTTTCATCCCGAGTTAACTGGCCGTGAAAACATCTTTCTGAACGGAACCATCATGGGAATGACCCGCGCAGAGGTCAAAGCCAAGTTTGATCAGATCGTTGAGTTCAGCGGTTTGGGTAAGTTCATTGATACGCCTGTTAAGCGTTACAGCAGTGGAATGTACGTGCGTTTGGCCTTTGCTGTGGGGGCGCACCTGAATCCGGATATCCTGATCATCGATGAAGTTTTGGCTGTAGGTGATGCCGATTTCCAGAAAAAATGCCTGGGCAAAATGGATGAAATTGTTAAACACGGAAGAACTGTGCTGTTTGTGAGCCATAATCTGGGTGCCGTGAAAGCATTTTGCACCAAAGCCATGTTGTTGCGTTCGGGGAGATTGGAAATGTTTGATGACCGTGACAAGGTAGTGGGTTCTTATCTCGCAGGTCTTGCGGAAAAGGATGCTGTGATCGGCTTGGAGGAAAGGACCAACCGAGAAGGGAACGGACAGTTCCTGATTGTTCGGATCCGGATGATTTCCATGTCGGATGGTCTTGAAACCACCACTGTTACATCCGGAAGTCCGGTGAGATTTGAAATTACCTATAAACATCAGGCTTCTGGTAAACCGTCTTCATATGAGGTGGAAGCGGGACTTGCGATATACAATGGCGATAATCAATTTGTAACCGCCCTCAATAACCGGATGGCAGGCGCACCGTTCAAACACGACACCTCCACCGGTACGCTGGTTTGTGAATTGGAACCCTTACCTTTCATGTATGGTGAGTTCTCGGTGTTGGCAACGTTGAAGGTCAACAAGGAGATAGCCGATTCGGTTGAACATGCATTCAGGTTTACAGTTTTACGGGGAGATTTTTATGGTTCCGGCTATCCGAATGACGGGAGCAGGCAAGGTGTGTATGTTCCGCAGAAATGGGGCATTAAAAAATCCGGAAACGACTTCTAA
- a CDS encoding sulfotransferase domain-containing protein — translation MISARSEDLPAGPSKYVLVACLPKSGSTWLSKMLAAQLNYGYGTLRSSPGQVEQDFYEPELIDHYGSGYVIHQHLKAASHNLELVEKYKVRPLVLTRNIYDIIISFHDHLHRESYQYWFMIFPDQNYFQLDKEAQLDMVIDFLTPWVVNFVVTWERNKNTDKQLWLTYESLVADPEKVYREIHDFLGSGIPDHKLHESLATSSGRDDMRFNRGVVGRGQHDLSEAQMERIRTFTRYFPNIDFSSIGL, via the coding sequence ATGATCTCCGCCAGGTCGGAGGATCTTCCTGCCGGGCCAAGTAAATATGTTTTGGTTGCATGCCTGCCCAAGTCGGGTTCTACCTGGTTGAGCAAAATGCTGGCAGCGCAATTGAACTATGGCTATGGTACCTTGCGCAGTTCTCCCGGACAGGTGGAGCAGGACTTTTATGAACCCGAACTGATTGATCATTACGGATCCGGGTACGTGATCCATCAGCACCTGAAAGCCGCAAGCCATAACCTGGAACTTGTGGAGAAATATAAGGTACGACCCCTGGTGCTCACACGGAATATCTACGATATCATCATCAGTTTTCATGACCATCTGCATAGGGAAAGTTATCAGTATTGGTTCATGATTTTTCCGGATCAGAACTATTTTCAGCTGGATAAAGAGGCTCAACTGGATATGGTGATTGATTTTCTGACGCCATGGGTTGTTAATTTTGTGGTCACCTGGGAGAGAAATAAGAATACCGATAAACAATTGTGGCTTACATATGAATCACTGGTGGCTGATCCGGAAAAGGTTTACCGTGAGATACACGATTTTCTGGGCTCAGGCATTCCCGACCATAAGTTACATGAGAGCTTGGCGACTTCTTCAGGCCGTGATGACATGCGGTTTAACCGTGGGGTTGTAGGACGTGGGCAACACGACTTGTCGGAAGCACAAATGGAACGGATCCGAACATTCACCCGCTATTTTCCGAATATCGATTTCTCTTCGATCGGCCTGTAA
- a CDS encoding class I SAM-dependent methyltransferase encodes MNTTANTVNSPLTGKAARKIQSFEAVSIVDHYSRDYGIDISRFFHEIKEISVYECTDTHYRFYYPFSLSADEKVYDQLQEFSWYYVQQKWDFGQALSYVKPGDSVLEVGCGNGNFLEKLVIAGAKGIGLELNRKAIDEARRKQLVIEQEVVEHFAQHTQEKFDVVCAFHLLEHIWNVKDFIDACIACLKPGGHLLFTVPNHDFMGQPYNPLDKPPHHMGLWGRKAFKGIEKAFPIRLTHVHYSHPKPEARPILVNELSRKLARLPPVLRSMSRFAGTCYPFVPKRYKADVIMAVFTRR; translated from the coding sequence ATGAATACAACCGCAAATACCGTAAACAGTCCGCTGACCGGAAAGGCAGCCAGGAAAATTCAATCGTTTGAGGCGGTCTCCATTGTGGATCACTATAGCCGGGATTACGGAATAGATATCTCACGGTTTTTTCATGAGATAAAAGAAATCAGTGTGTATGAATGTACCGATACGCACTACAGGTTCTATTATCCTTTTTCGCTTTCCGCCGATGAAAAAGTGTACGATCAGTTGCAGGAATTCTCCTGGTACTATGTGCAGCAGAAGTGGGATTTCGGTCAAGCCTTGTCGTATGTGAAGCCTGGAGATTCGGTACTCGAGGTAGGTTGCGGAAACGGTAATTTTCTGGAAAAACTGGTTATTGCGGGGGCGAAGGGAATAGGCTTGGAGTTGAACCGGAAAGCCATTGATGAAGCCCGACGTAAACAGCTTGTGATTGAGCAGGAGGTTGTTGAGCATTTTGCCCAACACACACAAGAAAAGTTTGACGTTGTATGTGCTTTTCATCTGTTGGAACACATCTGGAATGTGAAGGATTTTATAGATGCCTGTATCGCATGTTTGAAACCAGGTGGTCATCTGTTGTTTACTGTCCCTAATCACGATTTCATGGGACAACCATACAATCCGTTGGATAAACCCCCTCATCACATGGGGCTTTGGGGCCGGAAGGCTTTTAAAGGAATTGAAAAAGCGTTTCCGATTCGCCTTACCCACGTACACTATTCTCATCCCAAGCCGGAAGCAAGGCCTATTCTGGTGAACGAACTGAGCAGGAAACTGGCGCGGCTTCCTCCGGTGCTGAGAAGCATGAGTAGGTTCGCGGGAACATGCTACCCGTTTGTTCCCAAAAGATACAAAGCCGATGTGATCATGGCCGTATTCACCCGACGATGA
- a CDS encoding glycosyltransferase family 4 protein, producing the protein MRILFVTNQIGTGGAEIFMLRLAWMLSRQHEVFLYEVYPTRKDLSTFIAHHVAKDFTPTFLHTLQLGAATDNLLWRVNGLLNRFGIRNTRVRMRQFLEGRFLRKQISKHGIQVVNAHLWEADLFVAKQLRSMPFVISMHGSFEKYNRLVDQQGNIVVDNVVYDRKHFDLATHTIFKKTSAVVLASERNRLLPDRHGFSGPITKIYYGYTPPDRTEAAVEKHTFIIGLFARGIEAKGWQVLIDAFEMLLKKGYDHIELQLGYTDHPYIASLKEKYVSEPRIRFLGFLADVEPVLRTWDLVVFPTYYAAESLPNTVIESLMNGKPVISTDAGDIADMLDIGSGERAGKIIPLTHQPPDPEAFANAIEEYLCDKGLLSKHRDYALAAGRKFDMNLCAEKYVQVFERILHP; encoded by the coding sequence ATGAGAATATTGTTTGTTACAAATCAGATAGGTACCGGTGGTGCTGAGATCTTCATGCTGCGGCTGGCATGGATGCTTTCACGTCAGCATGAGGTTTTTCTGTATGAAGTTTATCCTACCCGGAAAGATCTGAGTACGTTCATCGCACATCACGTGGCCAAAGATTTTACACCTACATTTTTGCACACCCTTCAGTTGGGTGCTGCAACCGACAATCTGCTGTGGCGGGTGAACGGCCTTCTGAACCGCTTCGGGATCCGGAATACCAGGGTGCGCATGCGTCAATTCCTGGAAGGCAGGTTCCTTAGGAAGCAAATCAGCAAACACGGTATCCAGGTTGTGAATGCCCATCTCTGGGAGGCGGATTTATTCGTTGCCAAACAGCTTCGATCCATGCCATTTGTGATCTCCATGCACGGGTCGTTTGAAAAGTACAATCGTTTGGTAGACCAGCAGGGGAACATCGTTGTTGATAATGTGGTATATGACAGAAAACACTTTGACCTTGCAACGCATACCATTTTCAAAAAAACGAGCGCGGTTGTGCTCGCGTCTGAACGAAACCGCTTGCTGCCCGACAGACATGGGTTTTCCGGACCGATAACGAAGATATATTATGGATATACACCACCTGACAGAACAGAAGCGGCTGTGGAAAAACACACATTCATCATAGGCTTGTTTGCCAGGGGGATTGAAGCCAAGGGATGGCAGGTACTTATTGACGCTTTTGAAATGTTGTTGAAGAAAGGATATGATCATATCGAGCTTCAACTCGGGTATACCGATCACCCGTATATCGCATCGTTGAAAGAAAAATATGTGTCGGAACCTCGTATCAGATTCCTGGGTTTCCTGGCAGATGTTGAGCCCGTGTTGCGAACATGGGACCTGGTGGTGTTTCCTACCTATTATGCCGCTGAAAGTCTTCCCAATACTGTTATTGAGTCATTGATGAATGGCAAACCGGTCATATCAACCGATGCAGGCGATATTGCCGACATGCTCGATATCGGCTCCGGTGAACGTGCGGGAAAGATCATTCCGCTGACTCACCAGCCTCCGGATCCGGAAGCTTTTGCCAATGCGATAGAAGAATATCTTTGTGATAAAGGGTTGTTGAGCAAACATCGGGACTATGCCCTGGCGGCCGGTCGCAAGTTCGACATGAACCTGTGCGCTGAGAAATATGTACAGGTTTTTGAACGTATCCTCCATCCATGA
- a CDS encoding glycosyltransferase: MLPSFRQYARVRFLSDYYEASRLAYWVKPFFVGFISARINHSKSPVVIFWHRESIEDVWPHISPRVPVMDVVHNSIADSQKQDAYLNIDMTPRINLRVAVTEGLRQLLAERYAANGLNPDLLERVTVTPHCVPLAVQPVQKTYGTRVVFLGRDSMEKRFGLFCRIARASRAENLPFTFAAIGPRPQDHPGVERDVHLYGTIDDVRRLQDILNESHILLLTSSSEGFPKAVAEAMTFGLVPVATDVGFVRDYVENRRTGFLISPEPDQVVEQALDALRMLTDPSLFLQISEQARQQARDAFDMAAFASAWKQNITVCRRSA, from the coding sequence ATGTTACCAAGTTTCAGACAATACGCGCGGGTACGCTTCCTGAGTGACTATTATGAAGCGAGCCGTCTTGCCTATTGGGTCAAGCCGTTCTTTGTGGGTTTTATCTCCGCCCGCATCAATCATTCCAAATCTCCGGTGGTGATTTTCTGGCACAGGGAATCGATTGAGGATGTCTGGCCCCATATCTCTCCCCGCGTACCGGTGATGGATGTGGTGCACAACAGCATTGCGGATTCTCAAAAACAGGATGCATACCTGAATATTGATATGACGCCCCGGATCAACCTGCGTGTAGCGGTTACCGAGGGCTTGCGTCAACTCCTGGCTGAGCGCTATGCCGCAAACGGATTGAATCCGGATCTTCTGGAAAGAGTTACCGTCACACCCCACTGTGTGCCGTTGGCGGTGCAACCTGTTCAAAAGACATATGGTACCCGGGTGGTTTTCCTGGGGCGTGATTCCATGGAAAAACGCTTCGGGTTGTTTTGTCGGATTGCCAGGGCGTCCCGGGCGGAAAATCTGCCGTTCACGTTTGCCGCCATCGGCCCGAGGCCGCAAGATCATCCAGGGGTGGAAAGAGATGTTCATCTTTATGGTACCATTGATGATGTACGCAGGTTGCAGGATATCCTGAATGAATCGCACATACTTCTGCTGACTTCTTCTTCGGAAGGTTTTCCGAAGGCGGTGGCCGAGGCGATGACTTTCGGTCTGGTACCGGTTGCAACCGACGTCGGATTCGTGCGTGACTACGTGGAGAACCGCCGTACAGGATTCCTTATCTCTCCGGAACCTGATCAGGTTGTAGAGCAGGCATTGGATGCCCTGCGTATGTTAACCGATCCATCTTTGTTCCTGCAAATTTCCGAACAGGCGCGTCAACAGGCGCGCGATGCATTTGATATGGCAGCATTTGCCAGTGCCTGGAAGCAAAACATAACCGTATGCCGAAGGTCAGCATAG
- a CDS encoding glycosyltransferase family 2 protein: MPKVSIVVPNYNHGRFLEQRLKSVYLQSFRDFEVILLDDNSTDNSRGWLEKYRKEPQTAAVLYNTRNSGSTFLQWDKGIHAATGDWIWIAESDDFSTPDFLQIASEHFHNGVGMVILGSASVDEAGIPEPGHETPASPVREQNWALSNPVPNASAVVFRKDLWLRYREHVLPYRLNGDWLFWCWIARNTQVAECAEQCNYFRHHAQSARSQHSQSGTNLLEYGHMLWQMWKDGLCSAEELKAGTRMLFREWIARKGRGIGMNIRIYRQGRKLEQVSGERVGFSAPMIMKLI; encoded by the coding sequence ATGCCGAAGGTCAGCATAGTCGTCCCCAACTACAACCACGGCAGGTTTCTGGAACAACGTTTGAAATCTGTTTATCTCCAGTCGTTCCGGGATTTTGAAGTGATATTGCTGGATGACAATTCCACTGACAACAGCAGGGGATGGTTGGAAAAATACAGGAAAGAACCTCAAACCGCCGCGGTGCTCTACAATACCCGAAACAGCGGCTCCACCTTTCTCCAGTGGGACAAAGGTATTCATGCAGCCACCGGTGACTGGATCTGGATTGCCGAAAGTGACGATTTTTCGACCCCTGACTTTTTGCAAATCGCCAGTGAACATTTTCATAACGGTGTAGGTATGGTGATACTGGGATCGGCATCTGTGGACGAGGCCGGTATCCCGGAACCCGGTCATGAAACACCTGCATCGCCGGTTCGCGAACAGAACTGGGCATTGAGCAATCCGGTGCCCAATGCAAGTGCCGTTGTGTTTCGGAAAGATCTTTGGCTCCGGTACCGTGAACATGTGCTGCCCTACCGCCTCAATGGAGATTGGCTCTTCTGGTGTTGGATTGCGCGGAATACGCAGGTGGCAGAATGTGCTGAACAATGCAACTATTTCAGGCATCATGCGCAAAGCGCACGCTCACAACATTCGCAATCCGGTACCAATTTGCTCGAATACGGCCACATGTTGTGGCAAATGTGGAAGGACGGATTGTGCAGTGCGGAAGAACTTAAAGCCGGAACCCGAATGCTTTTCAGAGAATGGATCGCACGAAAGGGCAGAGGAATCGGAATGAACATACGGATATACAGACAAGGTCGGAAACTGGAACAGGTATCGGGAGAACGGGTAGGGTTTTCGGCACCCATGATCATGAAACTTATTTGA
- a CDS encoding glycosyltransferase, with product MPEVMTKPRFSIIIPTLNRAEFLEKAICSVLDQGYPEKELIVIDGGSSDRTTDMLRKYEPHLAYWVSEPDRGQTHAINKGLGKAKGDIVHWLNSDDYYEHDAFAAIADAYEQGTTHAVAAKSRIIGMEQTWISQTPLGNDFQIFSHARIDQPATFFSKTCIQRLGQLDETLHLCMDLDMWIRFVLLHSTANIRVVDQVVVNFIEHPDSKTVQHRNQMVLERALLLSDLLHDLQQVAADGRYRSFLAQVDDRRRTDIIKGCHDFLLYWYGEFKRRGEDESVRYMAELLKKSKLSLREQWVKWKSDLRSLVPVI from the coding sequence TTGCCTGAAGTTATGACCAAACCGCGATTCAGCATCATCATACCCACATTGAACAGAGCGGAGTTCCTGGAAAAGGCCATTTGCAGTGTGCTGGATCAGGGTTACCCCGAAAAAGAACTCATTGTGATTGACGGGGGGAGCAGCGATCGCACGACGGATATGCTGCGCAAGTACGAACCCCATCTGGCCTATTGGGTATCGGAGCCGGATCGCGGTCAGACACATGCGATCAACAAAGGGCTTGGCAAGGCAAAGGGTGACATCGTACATTGGTTGAACAGCGACGACTACTACGAGCACGATGCGTTCGCTGCCATCGCTGATGCCTATGAGCAGGGAACAACCCATGCCGTTGCTGCCAAATCCAGGATTATTGGTATGGAGCAAACCTGGATTTCTCAAACCCCCCTTGGAAATGATTTTCAGATTTTTTCACATGCAAGGATCGATCAACCGGCCACATTTTTCTCCAAAACATGTATCCAACGCCTGGGGCAATTGGATGAAACCCTTCATCTGTGTATGGACCTGGATATGTGGATACGGTTTGTTTTGCTGCATTCAACCGCGAACATACGCGTGGTGGATCAGGTTGTTGTGAATTTCATCGAACATCCTGATTCAAAAACCGTACAGCACAGAAATCAAATGGTATTGGAAAGAGCGCTCCTGCTTTCGGATTTGTTACATGACCTGCAGCAGGTGGCCGCTGACGGACGTTACCGATCCTTCCTGGCACAGGTGGATGACCGGCGAAGAACCGATATTATTAAAGGTTGTCATGATTTTCTCCTATACTGGTACGGGGAATTCAAACGAAGGGGTGAAGACGAATCGGTCCGGTATATGGCAGAACTTCTGAAAAAAAGTAAACTTTCATTGCGTGAACAATGGGTGAAGTGGAAATCGGACCTCCGCTCATTGGTTCCGGTAATTTGA
- a CDS encoding FkbM family methyltransferase, which produces MNPLALFKRKLYKTLVLSDFYGYLQRRHQHEVRQHALERVGKGIDPLEILSGEYDAAAWEERIAVTMSCADNLKIPRAADAGKVRKGRLVMHNGVEVDLLSYYDVRMLSLLMRNKGVHEPQEELVFGKILQAMKGKQPVMVEMGAYWAFYSLWFLSETNGRAFMVEAALDKIHTGQYNFRLNKRKGDFSLFRIGAQSDFATNTITLDDYCRMKHISFVDILHSDIEGFEGDMLEGASKMLKEHKVGYLFISTHSNALHQSCMDALSGLGYQVVASANMDESFSVDGVLVMKSPAYPGPDKVEITLNGIRSADVS; this is translated from the coding sequence ATGAATCCCCTTGCCCTTTTCAAACGGAAACTATACAAGACATTGGTGCTGTCCGACTTTTACGGATACCTCCAAAGACGTCATCAGCATGAAGTACGCCAACATGCACTGGAGAGGGTAGGTAAGGGAATTGACCCGTTGGAGATTTTATCCGGTGAATACGATGCAGCTGCGTGGGAAGAGAGGATTGCGGTTACCATGTCATGTGCCGACAACCTGAAGATTCCACGCGCAGCCGATGCCGGTAAGGTCCGGAAAGGACGTTTGGTGATGCACAACGGAGTAGAAGTGGATCTGCTCAGCTACTATGATGTGCGCATGCTTTCTTTATTGATGAGAAACAAAGGTGTACATGAACCACAGGAAGAACTGGTGTTTGGAAAGATACTGCAGGCCATGAAAGGAAAGCAGCCGGTGATGGTGGAGATGGGTGCCTATTGGGCTTTCTATTCGCTCTGGTTTCTGTCCGAAACCAATGGCAGGGCGTTTATGGTGGAAGCGGCGCTGGATAAAATTCATACCGGACAGTACAACTTTCGGCTCAACAAGCGCAAAGGGGATTTCAGTTTGTTTCGCATCGGGGCGCAAAGTGACTTTGCAACCAACACGATTACACTTGACGATTACTGCAGGATGAAGCACATTTCTTTTGTGGATATTTTGCATTCCGATATCGAAGGCTTTGAAGGAGACATGCTGGAAGGTGCTTCCAAGATGTTAAAGGAACATAAGGTGGGATACCTGTTCATTTCCACACATTCGAATGCTTTGCATCAGTCTTGTATGGATGCGCTGTCTGGTTTGGGATACCAGGTGGTGGCATCTGCCAATATGGATGAGTCGTTCTCCGTAGATGGCGTACTGGTGATGAAGTCGCCCGCATATCCCGGTCCGGATAAGGTGGAAATTACGCTCAATGGCATCCGCTCCGCTGATGTATCTTAG
- a CDS encoding acyltransferase, which translates to MVSQRIQGFDTLRAVAALTVVIGHIALLSYPGSGTTDTTFQTPYGHIAVVLFFVLSGFLITYLLLQEKETHGSIHIYKFYLRRIFRIWPVYYLVLLSSYLLFDANYPGITIGLCLGIFPNIAHALDQQWPTSPQIWSIGVEEQFYLVWPWIITYCSRRNLLRVSVAFVILYTLLPNIITFFQTYAVPDAARGNFFNRFFYSDKFNCMSLGGIMAYLHMYHMSFVQRTLSKRLIILVMCIAGVLWYGGFYLPAFNDEFFATLFGIAILGIATHGKLGAKLETKPLVFLGRISYGIYMYHWIIILLMLQWMRNSDLPVSVFLPVMFGAGVGLTILVSWLSFQTMERFSLRLGKRFGSVETTNRERR; encoded by the coding sequence ATGGTGAGCCAGCGCATACAAGGATTTGACACCCTCAGGGCAGTGGCCGCTTTAACGGTAGTCATAGGACACATCGCCCTGCTCAGTTATCCAGGATCGGGCACAACGGATACCACTTTTCAAACACCCTACGGACACATCGCGGTGGTACTGTTTTTTGTACTCAGCGGTTTTCTCATCACATACCTGCTTTTACAGGAAAAAGAAACCCACGGATCGATACATATTTACAAGTTCTACCTGAGACGCATTTTTCGCATATGGCCGGTGTACTACCTGGTGCTTCTCTCCTCGTACCTGCTTTTCGATGCCAACTATCCCGGAATCACCATCGGTTTGTGTCTGGGCATTTTCCCGAACATAGCCCATGCCCTGGATCAACAATGGCCTACAAGTCCGCAGATATGGTCCATCGGTGTAGAAGAACAATTTTACCTGGTATGGCCTTGGATCATCACATATTGCTCTCGCCGGAACCTGCTTCGTGTAAGCGTAGCTTTTGTCATACTTTACACGTTGTTGCCCAACATCATAACTTTTTTTCAAACATACGCAGTGCCGGATGCGGCCCGGGGTAATTTCTTCAACCGTTTTTTTTACAGCGACAAGTTCAACTGCATGAGCCTGGGTGGAATCATGGCTTACCTGCATATGTACCATATGTCATTTGTACAACGCACCCTTTCCAAAAGGTTGATCATATTGGTGATGTGCATTGCCGGGGTGCTTTGGTACGGAGGGTTTTACCTGCCTGCTTTCAACGATGAGTTTTTTGCCACCCTGTTTGGCATCGCTATACTCGGTATTGCCACCCATGGGAAATTAGGAGCAAAGCTGGAAACAAAACCGCTTGTTTTCCTTGGCAGGATCTCTTACGGCATATACATGTATCATTGGATCATCATTCTGTTGATGCTTCAATGGATGAGAAACAGCGACCTTCCCGTCTCCGTGTTTCTGCCTGTTATGTTCGGGGCGGGCGTGGGGCTGACCATCCTTGTTTCCTGGTTGTCATTTCAAACCATGGAACGTTTTTCGCTCAGGCTTGGTAAACGCTTTGGATCGGTCGAGACGACAAATAGAGAACGTCGCTAA